A part of Dermacentor variabilis isolate Ectoservices chromosome 10, ASM5094787v1, whole genome shotgun sequence genomic DNA contains:
- the LOC142560432 gene encoding nucleoredoxin-like protein 2 yields the protein MDIFKGKTLVLKDGSEHQAEKALGDAKAVALYFSAHWCPPCRMFTPVLAEAYKEMKEECAAPIEVVFISSDRSNADMLKYMEESHGAWYAIKHGDTFQQELKTKYGVSSIPTLIVIKRDGTVITANGRADIQAEGPRAFVKWAGAA from the exons ATGGACATCTTCAAGGGCAAGACGCTTGTGCTTAAGGATGGCAGCGAGCACCAGGCAGAGAAGGCTCTCGGCGATGCCAAAGCCGTGGCCCTGTACTTCTCAGCCCACTGGTGCCCGCCATGCCGCATGTTCACGCCAGTACTGGCCGAAGCATACAAGGAAATGAAGGAGGAGTGCGCGGCACCTATCGAAGTTGTCTTCATCTCGTCGGACCGCTCCAATGCAGATATGCTGAAATACATGGAAGAGAGCCACGGGGCGTGGTACGCCATTAAGCACGGCGACACATTCCAACA GGAGCTGAAAACCAAGTATGGCGTCAGCAGTATTCCCACCCTCATCGTCATCAAGAGGGACGGCACTGTGATAACTGCGAACGGACGCGCCGACATACAAGCCGAGGGGCCAAGAGCCTTTGTCAAGTGGGCCGGTGCAGCATAG
- the LOC142560430 gene encoding nucleoredoxin-like protein 2, which produces MHTATCSFLHRPERCCVGSRLRNTPHITCRLNAQYRFVSAASSAARTNVQTARKLSSRVLRLRIVKNTVMFCGKTLIRADGSEHSADEVLRDAKVVALYFSAHWCPPCRHFTPILADAYAQVKEALPCIEVVLVSLDHSEEDMLKYMDESHGDWYAFKYEDPFRKELTSKYVKGIPTLIVFKMDGTVITSSGREQVQEEGPQAFHKWTDMA; this is translated from the exons ATGCATACGGCAACGTGTTCTTTTCTCCATCGCCCCGAGCGTTGCTGCGTTGGCAGTCGCTTGCGGAACACGCCGCACATCACTTGCCGGCTCAACGCACAATATCGCTTTGTGTCTGCGGCGTCGTCGGCAGCTCGGACTAACGTGCAGACAGCTCGGAAGCTGAGTTCCAGAGTGTTACGGCTTCGAATC GTGAAGAACACTGTCATGTTTTGTGGCAAAACGCTGATTCGAGCGGACGGCAGCGAACACTCGGCCGACGAGGTGCTGCGCGACGCCAAAGTGGTGGCCCTGTACTTCTCGGCCCACTGGTGCCCGCCTTGCCGCCACTTCACACCCATCCTGGCCGACGCGTACGCCCAGGTGAAGGAAGCGCTTCCCTGCATCGAGGTCGTCCTTGTCTCGCTGGACCACTCGGAGGAGGACATGCTCAAATACATGGACGAGAGCCACGGAGACTGGTACGCCTTCAAGTACGAGGACCCCTTCCGAAA GGAGCTGACAAGCAAGTACGTCAAAGGCATCCCCACCCTGATTGTTTTCAAGATGGACGGCACGGTGATCACTTCGAGTGGACGCGAACAGGTTCAGGAAGAGGGACCACAAGCTTTTCACAAGTGGACCGATATGGCATAG